In the Corythoichthys intestinalis isolate RoL2023-P3 chromosome 12, ASM3026506v1, whole genome shotgun sequence genome, one interval contains:
- the glb1l gene encoding beta-galactosidase-1-like protein isoform X1, whose protein sequence is MLSGMEMYASVFFFVTVCGVCSAHGESSDRSFSIDYKNSCFLKDGHPFQYISGSIHYSRIPRFYWKDRLLKMYMTGLNTIQIYVPWNFHETVEGVHNFTGDRDLEHFLDLANQTGLLVILRPGPYICAEWEMGGLPAWLLQKNIILRSSDTDYLLAVTNWFAVLLPKMKRWLYVNGGNIISVQVENEYGSYFACDYNYMRHLRALLQGHLGKDTVLFTTDGNTDKEMTCGTLDGLYATVDFGTGDNITEAFNRQRKFEPQGPLVNSEYYTGWLDHWGDEHAMVDTKRVSRGLAEMLSMGANVNMYMFEGGTNFGYWNGADHDNRFRPVVTSYDYDAPLSEAGDPTEKLIAIREVIKMFKAIPFGPMPPATPKFAYGLAMLKKVGNISSLLDILSVGPVQSKYPLTFEKLNQFYGYMLYQTTLPHDLAEPTPLISPLNGVHDRAYVSVNGVFQGVLERDTVLAINVTGRQGDIVDILVENMGRVNFGSHINDYKGLVGNLILGQDVLTNWKMYPLDIDGVVTAGWPHIFNLHDRTNEPSIGPALYMGTLQPSGVAWDTFLKLNDWTKGQVWINGVNLGRYWPARGPQQTLYVPGPLLSTTLPNNITVLELEGAPAHLRVLFMDRPLLKAAIHNL, encoded by the exons ATGCTGAGTGGCATGGAAATGTACGCGAGTGTCTTCTTTTTCGTAACAGTGTGCGGTGTGTGCTCTGCCCATGGG GAGTCATCTGACAGATCCTTCTCAATAGACTACAAAAACAGTTGTTTCCTGAAAGATGGTCATCCCTTTCAATACATCTCAGGCAGCATCCACTACTCCCGAATCCCACGCTTTTACTGGAAGGATCGGTTGTTAAAGATGTACATGACAGGGCTCAACACCATCCAAAT ATATGTTCCTTGGAACTTCCACGAGACAGTGGAGGGGGTCCACAACTTTACAGGGGACCGAGATTTGGAGCATTTCTTGGATTTGGCCAATCAgacaggccttttggttatcttGCGCCCAGGCCCGTACATCTGTGCCGAATGGGAGATG GGTGGACTGCCGGCTTGGTTGCTCCAAAAAAACATTATACTACGCTCATCTGACACAG ATTATTTACTGGCAGTCACTAACTGGTTCGCTGTTCTCCTTCCTAAAATGAAGCGCTGGTTATATGTTaatggaggaaacatcattagcGTCCAG GTTGAAAACGAGTATGGAAGCTACTTTGCTTGTGACTACAACTACATGCGTCACCTGCGAGCTCTGCTGCAAGGTCATCTGGGCAAAGACACTGTTCTGTTCACCACTGATGGCAACACGGACAAGGAAATGACATGCGGGACCCTGGACGGATTATATGCCACTGTGGATTTTGGCACAG GTGACAACATAACTGAAGCCTTTAATAGGCAAAGGAAGTTTGAACCGCAAGGTCCTTTG GTCAATTCGGAGTATTACACTGGCTGGTTGGACCACTGGGGAGATGAGCATGCCATGGTTGATACAAAGAGGGTCAGCAGAGGGTTAGCAGAGATGCTAAGCATGGGGGCTAACGTTAACAT GTACATGTTTGAAGGTGGGACCAACTTTGGCTACTGGAATG GTGCCGACCACGACAACAGGTTCCGTCCTGTGGTTACTAGTTATGACTATGACGCTCCACTATCAGAAGCGGGTGATCCCACAGAAAAGTTAATAGCAATCAGAGAAGTCATTAAAATG TTTAAAGCCATTCCTTTCGGACCCATGCCACCTGCTACTCCCAAATTTGCCTATGGGTTAGCAATGTTAAAAAAG GTTGGCAACATCAGCAGTCTATTGGACATCCTGTCTGTCGGACCTGTTCAGTCCAAGTAccctttgacttttgagaagctCAATCAG TTCTATGGATACATGCTGTATCAGACCACATTGCCCCATGACCTTGCAGAACCCACGCCACTCATCTCTCCCTTGAATGGAGTTCATGACCGCGCATATGTGTCCGTCAATGGG GTTTTCCAGGGTGTCTTGGAGAGAGACACAGTACTAGCGATAAATGTGACTGGACGGCAGGGAGACATTGTGGACATTCTTGTGGAGAATATGGGCAGAGTTAACTTTGGGAGCCATATCAATGACTACAAG GGTCTTGTTGGCAACTTAATCCTGGGCCAAGATGTTCTAACCAATTGGAAAATGTACCCTTTGGATATTGATGGCGTAGTTACTGCTGGGTGGCCTCACATTTTTAACCTCCACGACagaacaaatgaaccatcaATTGGACCGGCTTTGTACATGGGAACATTGCAGCCCAGTGGTGTGGCGTGGGACACATTTCTCAAGTTAAATGACTGGACAAAG GGTCAAGTGTGGATCAATGGTGTTAATCTGGGGCGATACTGGCCAGCCAGAGGCCCGCAGCAGACCCTTTATGTTCCCGGACCGCTACTCAGCACCACCCTGCCCAACAATATTACAGTGCTAGAACTGGAAGGTGCGCCAGCACATTTAAGGGTGCTCTTCATGGACCGGCCTCTCCTCAAAGCAGCCATCCACAATTTGTGA
- the glb1l gene encoding beta-galactosidase-1-like protein isoform X2: MFLGTSTRQWRGSTTLQGTEIWSISWIWPIRQAFWLSCAQARTSVPNGRWVDCRLGCSKKTLYYAHLTQVHHRNRWLYVNGGNIISVQVENEYGSYFACDYNYMRHLRALLQGHLGKDTVLFTTDGNTDKEMTCGTLDGLYATVDFGTGDNITEAFNRQRKFEPQGPLVNSEYYTGWLDHWGDEHAMVDTKRVSRGLAEMLSMGANVNMYMFEGGTNFGYWNGADHDNRFRPVVTSYDYDAPLSEAGDPTEKLIAIREVIKMFKAIPFGPMPPATPKFAYGLAMLKKVGNISSLLDILSVGPVQSKYPLTFEKLNQFYGYMLYQTTLPHDLAEPTPLISPLNGVHDRAYVSVNGVFQGVLERDTVLAINVTGRQGDIVDILVENMGRVNFGSHINDYKGLVGNLILGQDVLTNWKMYPLDIDGVVTAGWPHIFNLHDRTNEPSIGPALYMGTLQPSGVAWDTFLKLNDWTKGQVWINGVNLGRYWPARGPQQTLYVPGPLLSTTLPNNITVLELEGAPAHLRVLFMDRPLLKAAIHNL, from the exons ATGTTCCTTGGAACTTCCACGAGACAGTGGAGGGGGTCCACAACTTTACAGGGGACCGAGATTTGGAGCATTTCTTGGATTTGGCCAATCAgacaggccttttggttatcttGCGCCCAGGCCCGTACATCTGTGCCGAATGGGAGATG GGTGGACTGCCGGCTTGGTTGCTCCAAAAAAACATTATACTACGCTCATCTGACACAGGTACACCATAGAAAT CGCTGGTTATATGTTaatggaggaaacatcattagcGTCCAG GTTGAAAACGAGTATGGAAGCTACTTTGCTTGTGACTACAACTACATGCGTCACCTGCGAGCTCTGCTGCAAGGTCATCTGGGCAAAGACACTGTTCTGTTCACCACTGATGGCAACACGGACAAGGAAATGACATGCGGGACCCTGGACGGATTATATGCCACTGTGGATTTTGGCACAG GTGACAACATAACTGAAGCCTTTAATAGGCAAAGGAAGTTTGAACCGCAAGGTCCTTTG GTCAATTCGGAGTATTACACTGGCTGGTTGGACCACTGGGGAGATGAGCATGCCATGGTTGATACAAAGAGGGTCAGCAGAGGGTTAGCAGAGATGCTAAGCATGGGGGCTAACGTTAACAT GTACATGTTTGAAGGTGGGACCAACTTTGGCTACTGGAATG GTGCCGACCACGACAACAGGTTCCGTCCTGTGGTTACTAGTTATGACTATGACGCTCCACTATCAGAAGCGGGTGATCCCACAGAAAAGTTAATAGCAATCAGAGAAGTCATTAAAATG TTTAAAGCCATTCCTTTCGGACCCATGCCACCTGCTACTCCCAAATTTGCCTATGGGTTAGCAATGTTAAAAAAG GTTGGCAACATCAGCAGTCTATTGGACATCCTGTCTGTCGGACCTGTTCAGTCCAAGTAccctttgacttttgagaagctCAATCAG TTCTATGGATACATGCTGTATCAGACCACATTGCCCCATGACCTTGCAGAACCCACGCCACTCATCTCTCCCTTGAATGGAGTTCATGACCGCGCATATGTGTCCGTCAATGGG GTTTTCCAGGGTGTCTTGGAGAGAGACACAGTACTAGCGATAAATGTGACTGGACGGCAGGGAGACATTGTGGACATTCTTGTGGAGAATATGGGCAGAGTTAACTTTGGGAGCCATATCAATGACTACAAG GGTCTTGTTGGCAACTTAATCCTGGGCCAAGATGTTCTAACCAATTGGAAAATGTACCCTTTGGATATTGATGGCGTAGTTACTGCTGGGTGGCCTCACATTTTTAACCTCCACGACagaacaaatgaaccatcaATTGGACCGGCTTTGTACATGGGAACATTGCAGCCCAGTGGTGTGGCGTGGGACACATTTCTCAAGTTAAATGACTGGACAAAG GGTCAAGTGTGGATCAATGGTGTTAATCTGGGGCGATACTGGCCAGCCAGAGGCCCGCAGCAGACCCTTTATGTTCCCGGACCGCTACTCAGCACCACCCTGCCCAACAATATTACAGTGCTAGAACTGGAAGGTGCGCCAGCACATTTAAGGGTGCTCTTCATGGACCGGCCTCTCCTCAAAGCAGCCATCCACAATTTGTGA
- the glb1l gene encoding beta-galactosidase-1-like protein isoform X3 has product MFLGTSTRQWRGSTTLQGTEIWSISWIWPIRQAFWLSCAQARTSVPNGRWVDCRLGCSKKTLYYAHLTQRWLYVNGGNIISVQVENEYGSYFACDYNYMRHLRALLQGHLGKDTVLFTTDGNTDKEMTCGTLDGLYATVDFGTGDNITEAFNRQRKFEPQGPLVNSEYYTGWLDHWGDEHAMVDTKRVSRGLAEMLSMGANVNMYMFEGGTNFGYWNGADHDNRFRPVVTSYDYDAPLSEAGDPTEKLIAIREVIKMFKAIPFGPMPPATPKFAYGLAMLKKVGNISSLLDILSVGPVQSKYPLTFEKLNQFYGYMLYQTTLPHDLAEPTPLISPLNGVHDRAYVSVNGVFQGVLERDTVLAINVTGRQGDIVDILVENMGRVNFGSHINDYKGLVGNLILGQDVLTNWKMYPLDIDGVVTAGWPHIFNLHDRTNEPSIGPALYMGTLQPSGVAWDTFLKLNDWTKGQVWINGVNLGRYWPARGPQQTLYVPGPLLSTTLPNNITVLELEGAPAHLRVLFMDRPLLKAAIHNL; this is encoded by the exons ATGTTCCTTGGAACTTCCACGAGACAGTGGAGGGGGTCCACAACTTTACAGGGGACCGAGATTTGGAGCATTTCTTGGATTTGGCCAATCAgacaggccttttggttatcttGCGCCCAGGCCCGTACATCTGTGCCGAATGGGAGATG GGTGGACTGCCGGCTTGGTTGCTCCAAAAAAACATTATACTACGCTCATCTGACACAG CGCTGGTTATATGTTaatggaggaaacatcattagcGTCCAG GTTGAAAACGAGTATGGAAGCTACTTTGCTTGTGACTACAACTACATGCGTCACCTGCGAGCTCTGCTGCAAGGTCATCTGGGCAAAGACACTGTTCTGTTCACCACTGATGGCAACACGGACAAGGAAATGACATGCGGGACCCTGGACGGATTATATGCCACTGTGGATTTTGGCACAG GTGACAACATAACTGAAGCCTTTAATAGGCAAAGGAAGTTTGAACCGCAAGGTCCTTTG GTCAATTCGGAGTATTACACTGGCTGGTTGGACCACTGGGGAGATGAGCATGCCATGGTTGATACAAAGAGGGTCAGCAGAGGGTTAGCAGAGATGCTAAGCATGGGGGCTAACGTTAACAT GTACATGTTTGAAGGTGGGACCAACTTTGGCTACTGGAATG GTGCCGACCACGACAACAGGTTCCGTCCTGTGGTTACTAGTTATGACTATGACGCTCCACTATCAGAAGCGGGTGATCCCACAGAAAAGTTAATAGCAATCAGAGAAGTCATTAAAATG TTTAAAGCCATTCCTTTCGGACCCATGCCACCTGCTACTCCCAAATTTGCCTATGGGTTAGCAATGTTAAAAAAG GTTGGCAACATCAGCAGTCTATTGGACATCCTGTCTGTCGGACCTGTTCAGTCCAAGTAccctttgacttttgagaagctCAATCAG TTCTATGGATACATGCTGTATCAGACCACATTGCCCCATGACCTTGCAGAACCCACGCCACTCATCTCTCCCTTGAATGGAGTTCATGACCGCGCATATGTGTCCGTCAATGGG GTTTTCCAGGGTGTCTTGGAGAGAGACACAGTACTAGCGATAAATGTGACTGGACGGCAGGGAGACATTGTGGACATTCTTGTGGAGAATATGGGCAGAGTTAACTTTGGGAGCCATATCAATGACTACAAG GGTCTTGTTGGCAACTTAATCCTGGGCCAAGATGTTCTAACCAATTGGAAAATGTACCCTTTGGATATTGATGGCGTAGTTACTGCTGGGTGGCCTCACATTTTTAACCTCCACGACagaacaaatgaaccatcaATTGGACCGGCTTTGTACATGGGAACATTGCAGCCCAGTGGTGTGGCGTGGGACACATTTCTCAAGTTAAATGACTGGACAAAG GGTCAAGTGTGGATCAATGGTGTTAATCTGGGGCGATACTGGCCAGCCAGAGGCCCGCAGCAGACCCTTTATGTTCCCGGACCGCTACTCAGCACCACCCTGCCCAACAATATTACAGTGCTAGAACTGGAAGGTGCGCCAGCACATTTAAGGGTGCTCTTCATGGACCGGCCTCTCCTCAAAGCAGCCATCCACAATTTGTGA